One genomic window of Gracilinema caldarium DSM 7334 includes the following:
- a CDS encoding alkylmercury lyase, with protein MIEFQYFEGCPNSMQSLAILREFMTIAKISEDKLEIVLITNVEMARKKNFQGSPTILINGVDIYTMKKPTGYSFSCRIYEINGVSTGKLPLSFIQDRYKELLIDKK; from the coding sequence ATGATAGAGTTTCAATATTTTGAGGGGTGTCCAAATTCAATGCAATCATTAGCAATATTGCGAGAATTTATGACTATTGCAAAAATATCGGAAGATAAACTTGAAATAGTATTGATCACGAATGTAGAAATGGCTCGAAAAAAGAATTTTCAAGGTTCTCCTACAATTCTCATTAATGGTGTAGATATTTACACAATGAAAAAGCCTACTGGTTATAGCTTTTCATGTAGAATATATGAAATAAATGGCGTTTCCACTGGTAAATTACCTTTATCTTTTATACAGGATCGATATAAAGAGCTTTTAATTGACAAAAAATAG
- a CDS encoding DUF3800 domain-containing protein, which translates to MFAYIDEAGNTGKNNADKIQPVFSYMTLASKINLDLDLDNTIRNIFSKYNISELHGAEQNEIIELYASDVLKLLRKNSVSFCTSIVEKDFLSYAKLYDTIFDNVENKGARFQTYQIRPLRLFMLSNLCGITPIEIAHDFYENCLFANTEDQAIQVLISNCNSILGNIHQLQDDRSKEIISDALTWAIDNPRAITTFNTRKIDRWRHLPHIVGFLPMMSMLSIYSRKHKSKIIKIVHDEQQQVNKVISEIHKIASDPNTANKWDLRENGSYELSEIKNTEFVIKDSKDSYGLQIVDICLYVITHQDHILTYEYDLPNTKKLLDYIKEHNDPFLMTMSFFQLETKLLYQKIMNKQLSKDDMDRGIKIVAEMEKKHKEQGKIT; encoded by the coding sequence ATGTTTGCATATATTGATGAAGCTGGTAACACCGGAAAAAACAATGCTGATAAAATTCAACCAGTATTTTCATATATGACACTCGCATCAAAAATTAACCTTGATTTAGATTTGGACAATACAATTCGGAATATATTCAGTAAATACAACATTTCTGAATTACATGGTGCAGAACAAAATGAAATAATTGAGCTTTATGCTAGTGATGTATTGAAACTTCTCAGAAAAAATTCAGTGAGTTTTTGTACTTCAATTGTTGAAAAAGACTTTTTATCATACGCAAAGCTTTATGATACAATTTTTGATAATGTGGAGAATAAAGGAGCAAGATTTCAGACTTATCAAATAAGACCATTGCGTTTATTTATGTTAAGTAATTTGTGTGGGATCACACCTATTGAAATCGCACATGACTTTTATGAAAACTGTTTGTTTGCAAATACTGAAGATCAAGCTATTCAAGTATTAATTAGTAATTGTAATTCAATATTAGGAAATATTCATCAATTACAAGATGATAGATCAAAAGAAATTATTAGTGATGCTCTTACATGGGCTATAGACAATCCAAGAGCTATAACAACTTTTAATACCAGAAAAATAGATAGGTGGAGACATTTACCGCATATTGTTGGTTTTTTACCAATGATGAGTATGCTGTCTATTTACTCAAGAAAGCATAAATCGAAAATTATTAAAATTGTCCATGATGAACAGCAGCAAGTTAATAAGGTAATTTCAGAAATTCATAAAATTGCTTCCGACCCTAATACTGCTAATAAGTGGGATCTTCGGGAAAATGGTTCCTATGAACTATCTGAGATAAAAAATACCGAATTTGTTATTAAGGACTCCAAAGATAGTTATGGGTTACAAATTGTAGATATATGCTTATATGTCATAACGCATCAAGACCATATTTTGACCTATGAATATGATCTTCCAAATACAAAAAAATTGCTAGATTATATTAAAGAGCACAATGATCCTTTCTTAATGACTATGTCTTTTTTTCAATTAGAAACAAAATTACTTTATCAGAAAATTATGAATAAACAATTATCTAAAGATGATATGGATAGAGGCATTAAGATAGTTGCAGAAATGGAAAAAAAGCATAAAGAACAAGGAAAAATCACCTAA
- a CDS encoding type II toxin-antitoxin system RelE/ParE family toxin has translation MNRDIVWSLDASDEFVEIILYITEHSGNNVARTIYEKIIKKIENLVDFPAIGRKVPELESVGNTEYYEIIESPWRIIYRYTENEVYIVSIIDGRRNIEEILYKKIIKGKIW, from the coding sequence ATGAATAGAGATATTGTATGGTCTCTCGATGCAAGCGATGAGTTTGTAGAAATAATTCTATATATTACAGAACACTCTGGAAATAATGTAGCACGTACGATTTATGAGAAAATTATAAAAAAAATAGAAAATCTTGTTGACTTCCCCGCAATTGGAAGGAAAGTTCCCGAATTAGAATCAGTTGGTAATACAGAATATTATGAAATAATAGAAAGTCCGTGGAGAATCATTTATCGATATACAGAAAATGAAGTATATATTGTTTCAATAATTGATGGAAGAAGAAATATTGAAGAAATATTATATAAAAAAATTATAAAGGGTAAAATATGGTAA
- a CDS encoding DUF3788 domain-containing protein, with the protein MKDEKPVLADETIEPSEKVLKGVLKSVYPIYKELIDEITSENYKLNVEWKYYKDGKSWLCKVVNKKRTIFWISVWEEYFKVAFYFTENFDEQITNSGISESIIKQYMENKPIGKLKPLTIDVNSNELIKEIIRLINIRK; encoded by the coding sequence ATGAAGGATGAAAAACCTGTATTAGCGGATGAAACTATTGAACCAAGCGAAAAAGTATTAAAAGGTGTTCTAAAAAGTGTTTACCCAATTTACAAAGAACTGATTGATGAAATAACATCAGAAAATTACAAATTGAATGTCGAATGGAAATACTACAAAGATGGAAAATCCTGGCTATGTAAAGTTGTAAATAAAAAGCGAACAATTTTTTGGATTTCAGTATGGGAAGAATACTTTAAAGTAGCGTTTTATTTCACAGAAAACTTCGATGAACAAATTACAAATTCAGGAATAAGTGAAAGCATTATAAAACAATATATGGAAAACAAACCAATTGGAAAATTGAAGCCACTGACAATTGATGTAAATAGTAATGAATTAATAAAAGAAATAATAAGATTAATTAATATAAGAAAGTAG
- a CDS encoding type II toxin-antitoxin system Phd/YefM family antitoxin, whose protein sequence is MIKINNDIRPISYIKSHTAEMIRQIEEKKNPIIITQNGEAKAVLLDVDTFQGLIDTINILKIISIGENDIHKNNVIKHNDVKTKIEEILTQNE, encoded by the coding sequence ATGATAAAGATAAATAATGATATACGTCCAATATCTTATATAAAATCTCATACAGCTGAAATGATAAGACAAATAGAAGAAAAGAAAAATCCAATAATAATCACACAAAATGGTGAGGCTAAAGCAGTTCTTCTTGATGTTGATACATTTCAAGGCTTAATCGATACAATAAATATTTTAAAAATTATCTCTATTGGTGAAAATGATATTCATAAAAATAATGTTATAAAACATAATGATGTAAAAACAAAAATTGAGGAAATATTAACACAAAATGAATAG
- a CDS encoding IS5 family transposase, translating to MYKEKEQVPEFEDFYVPFGGHLREDNRWVRLAAIIPWEEIEAEYKKCFSKRIGRTAKTVRLALGSLLIKEKLQLTDEETVETIRENHYLQYFLGYESYKDEKPFDPSMMVHFRKRLGPDAIAKINELIAKRYQEQVEAESEKKQNKKNQKDDHDHGNRGQLIIDATCVPQDIRHPHDVTLLDEARRKTEKIIDTLYEASELTIKPRTYRKQARIKYLNFIRGRRRTKKEIRRAIRTQLQYIRRNLRTINELQNKVPSTTLSAKQRRDLIVIHEVYRQQVQMYKGKTHSISGKIVSISQPHVRPIARGKAKAAFEFGAKLSASMTEHGMIFIDRLQWEPYNEQEDLPTQIEKYKRRCGRYPESVHADKIYRTRANRAYCEARGIRLSGPPLGRPIKETLENKKIVRQLRKIQRLDEAIRQAIEGGFGYMKRKFGLGTIYEKLRETSETAIMVCVLLTNCEKILRDLFMRFLFLLGFKPHKSYLKVLVY from the coding sequence ATGTATAAGGAAAAGGAACAGGTACCTGAGTTTGAAGACTTTTATGTACCCTTCGGAGGACATTTACGAGAAGATAATCGATGGGTACGATTAGCCGCAATTATTCCATGGGAAGAGATAGAAGCTGAATATAAAAAATGTTTTTCAAAACGAATTGGAAGAACAGCCAAGACCGTACGGCTCGCCTTGGGATCATTATTGATAAAAGAGAAATTACAATTAACAGATGAAGAAACGGTAGAAACAATACGAGAGAACCATTACCTGCAATATTTTTTAGGATATGAATCTTACAAAGATGAAAAACCCTTTGATCCAAGCATGATGGTTCATTTTCGAAAACGGCTTGGACCTGATGCAATAGCAAAGATAAATGAGTTGATAGCGAAACGGTATCAAGAACAGGTAGAAGCAGAATCTGAAAAAAAACAGAACAAAAAAAACCAAAAGGATGACCATGATCATGGAAATCGAGGGCAACTCATTATAGATGCCACGTGCGTCCCCCAGGATATCCGGCATCCCCATGATGTCACTTTATTGGATGAAGCGCGAAGGAAAACAGAAAAGATAATTGATACGTTATATGAAGCGAGTGAGCTCACCATAAAACCACGAACCTATAGAAAACAGGCCCGTATCAAATATCTCAATTTTATACGAGGGCGACGAAGAACAAAAAAAGAAATACGCAGAGCGATTCGGACCCAACTCCAATACATACGACGTAATTTACGGACTATCAATGAATTACAAAACAAGGTTCCCAGTACAACGTTGAGTGCAAAACAGCGACGTGATCTTATCGTGATACATGAGGTTTACCGGCAACAGGTACAGATGTATAAGGGAAAGACCCATTCGATATCGGGAAAAATCGTCAGTATCAGTCAACCCCATGTACGACCAATAGCCCGAGGTAAAGCAAAAGCGGCCTTTGAATTCGGAGCAAAACTATCAGCATCGATGACCGAACACGGGATGATTTTTATAGATCGATTACAATGGGAACCCTATAACGAACAAGAAGATTTGCCAACACAAATAGAAAAATATAAGAGGCGATGTGGTCGATATCCGGAATCGGTGCATGCCGATAAAATATATCGGACACGAGCAAACCGAGCCTATTGTGAAGCTCGAGGAATACGATTGTCTGGACCACCCTTAGGCAGACCGATTAAAGAAACATTAGAGAATAAAAAGATAGTACGACAGCTACGAAAGATTCAAAGACTTGACGAAGCCATTCGACAAGCGATTGAAGGTGGCTTTGGATATATGAAACGAAAGTTTGGTCTTGGTACAATCTATGAAAAATTACGCGAAACTAGTGAAACAGCAATTATGGTATGTGTATTGCTGACCAACTGTGAAAAAATCCTGAGGGATCTTTTTATGCGCTTTTTATTTTTACTTGGTTTTAAACCTCATAAATCATATTTGAAAGTTTTAGTATACTAA
- a CDS encoding DUF3795 domain-containing protein, which produces MGNNTIEDIGCCGAFCGTCKVKKEKACIGCKLGYNNGERDLAKAKCKMKICCITKNIDTCADCKELNSCPIIQDFFNKNGYKYHKYKEAIYYIVEYGYKDFLDQTIKWTMQYGKYEKEKT; this is translated from the coding sequence ATGGGAAATAACACCATAGAAGATATTGGTTGTTGTGGTGCATTTTGTGGAACTTGCAAAGTTAAAAAAGAAAAAGCATGTATCGGATGTAAATTGGGATATAACAATGGAGAAAGAGATTTAGCTAAAGCAAAATGTAAAATGAAAATATGTTGCATAACAAAGAATATTGATACATGCGCTGATTGCAAAGAATTGAATTCATGCCCAATTATTCAAGATTTTTTCAATAAAAATGGTTATAAATATCATAAATATAAAGAAGCAATTTATTATATAGTAGAGTACGGATATAAAGATTTTCTTGATCAAACTATAAAATGGACAATGCAATATGGAAAATATGAAAAAGAAAAGACGTAG
- a CDS encoding transcriptional regulator — MSTTQDFIEFLLDQIDNNWNIRYRKMFGEYMVYINDKPILLVCDNTVFVKELDCIRNYFSEDSKGFPYKGSKEHFILDIENKSLLNEIISILEKVIPIPIKKAKKNG; from the coding sequence ATGTCAACTACTCAAGATTTTATAGAATTTCTTTTAGACCAAATTGATAATAATTGGAATATACGATATAGAAAAATGTTTGGTGAATATATGGTTTATATAAATGATAAACCAATATTACTAGTATGTGATAATACAGTATTTGTTAAAGAATTAGATTGTATAAGAAATTATTTCTCAGAAGATAGCAAAGGATTTCCCTACAAAGGTTCAAAAGAACATTTTATTCTTGACATAGAAAATAAATCTCTTTTGAATGAAATAATTAGTATATTAGAAAAGGTTATTCCAATACCAATAAAAAAAGCAAAAAAAAATGGCTAA
- a CDS encoding type II toxin-antitoxin system VapC family toxin produces MLNDVLIDAGPLIALFDKDDHYHEKVKEFIKNKDYKFHTTTAVITEVLHMLDFSVKVQINFLEWIMLGGILLYEIKQTDLGKIIELTKKYSDRPMDFADATLVLAAEQSGIRKIISIDSDFDIYRLPGKVRIENIFRDI; encoded by the coding sequence ATGCTAAACGACGTACTCATTGATGCTGGTCCTTTAATTGCTTTATTTGATAAAGACGATCATTATCATGAAAAAGTAAAGGAATTCATAAAAAATAAAGATTATAAATTTCACACTACGACAGCTGTAATAACTGAAGTCTTACATATGCTTGATTTTAGTGTAAAGGTTCAAATTAATTTTCTTGAATGGATAATGCTTGGTGGTATATTGCTATATGAAATAAAACAAACTGATTTAGGGAAGATAATTGAATTAACAAAAAAATATAGTGACCGTCCCATGGATTTTGCAGACGCAACACTCGTTCTAGCTGCAGAACAATCAGGAATAAGAAAAATAATTAGCATAGATTCAGATTTTGATATTTACCGATTACCTGGAAAAGTTAGAATAGAAAATATATTTCGAGATATATAA
- a CDS encoding (2Fe-2S)-binding protein, with protein MTREKNKFKNCPECNLPGIIVKKETVISLLSEDAIIRISGDSFALCMNPDCDISYYGLDSNISFKCDEMNVPLWFKRNAHPIYACYCSKVTKDDVINAIRKEGAMTVQDINRITGSMKNSDCSHHNPLGKCCHKMIQDIIDEEKMSSNNCFNLTCPLS; from the coding sequence TTGACAAGAGAAAAAAATAAGTTCAAGAATTGTCCAGAATGCAATTTACCAGGTATAATAGTAAAAAAGGAAACTGTCATATCATTACTATCAGAAGATGCAATAATACGAATCTCAGGAGATAGTTTTGCTCTTTGTATGAATCCGGATTGTGATATTTCATATTACGGCCTGGATTCAAATATTAGTTTCAAATGCGATGAAATGAATGTACCATTATGGTTTAAAAGAAATGCACATCCGATTTATGCTTGTTACTGTAGCAAAGTAACGAAAGACGATGTTATAAATGCAATAAGAAAAGAAGGAGCTATGACAGTACAAGATATAAATAGAATTACTGGTTCAATGAAGAACTCTGATTGCTCTCATCATAATCCATTAGGAAAATGTTGTCATAAAATGATTCAAGATATAATTGATGAAGAAAAAATGTCATCTAACAACTGCTTCAACCTGACTTGCCCTTTGTCATGA
- a CDS encoding type II toxin-antitoxin system VapC family toxin has product MLNDVLIDADSLIALFDKDDHYHEKVKEFIKNKDYKFHTTTAVITEVLHMLDFSVKVQINFLEWIMLGGILLYEIKQTDLGKIIELTKKYSDRSMDFADATLVLAAEQSKIRKIISIDSDFDIYRLPGKVRIENIFRDI; this is encoded by the coding sequence ATGCTAAACGACGTACTCATTGATGCTGATTCTTTAATTGCTTTATTTGATAAAGATGATCATTATCATGAAAAAGTAAAGGAATTCATAAAGAATAAAGATTATAAATTTCATACTACGACAGCTGTAATAACTGAAGTCTTACATATGCTTGATTTTAGTGTAAAGGTTCAAATTAATTTTCTTGAATGGATAATGCTTGGTGGTATATTGCTATATGAAATAAAACAAACTGATTTAGGAAAGATAATTGAATTAACTAAAAAATATAGTGACCGTTCCATGGATTTTGCAGACGCAACACTCGTTCTAGCTGCAGAACAATCAAAAATAAGAAAAATAATTAGCATAGATTCAGATTTTGATATTTACCGATTACCTGGAAAAGTTAGAATAGAAAATATATTTCGAGATATATAA
- a CDS encoding ribbon-helix-helix protein, CopG family, producing the protein MTTVRLPTEIEQKLEAISQEKHKSKSEIIKEALEKLFYSEESQKNSYELGIEFFGKFGSGKGNLSVTYKEKIKDKIHAKRRTH; encoded by the coding sequence ATGACTACAGTTCGGTTACCTACTGAAATTGAACAAAAATTAGAGGCTATTTCTCAAGAAAAACATAAATCTAAATCAGAAATAATTAAAGAAGCGCTTGAGAAATTATTTTATTCTGAAGAATCACAAAAGAATTCATATGAACTTGGAATTGAGTTTTTTGGTAAATTTGGAAGTGGCAAAGGAAATCTTTCAGTTACTTACAAAGAAAAAATAAAGGACAAGATACATGCTAAACGACGTACTCATTGA
- a CDS encoding DUF6804 family protein, with protein MNTIAKVAGILIPLLLPLLNGGWEVFGTARLIICGIAIFSAIQEYEERRALATIYTLVAIIFNPILPFYLGREIWIVVDFLTSFAFSLRLIPSKGKNAIVSISNRSTGKWLSEHFLIDVSNSSIRIIENGKGNYMIPKDAIISEAEKHLYIGYKDPVSRSDVSIRIIKNNTREAILLIEREGQIVEVREELQKID; from the coding sequence ATGAATACTATCGCAAAGGTAGCAGGGATCCTAATTCCATTGCTTTTACCACTTCTTAATGGAGGTTGGGAGGTATTTGGCACGGCTCGGCTAATAATTTGTGGAATTGCAATATTTTCTGCAATTCAAGAGTATGAAGAACGCAGAGCTCTTGCGACTATCTACACTTTGGTCGCTATAATATTTAATCCGATCTTACCATTTTATTTAGGAAGAGAAATTTGGATAGTAGTGGACTTCTTGACATCATTCGCTTTTTCCCTGAGGCTTATTCCTAGCAAAGGCAAGAATGCCATTGTGTCGATATCCAATCGAAGCACTGGAAAGTGGCTTTCAGAGCATTTTCTGATCGATGTAAGTAACAGTTCTATAAGAATAATTGAGAATGGTAAAGGCAATTACATGATACCCAAAGACGCAATAATTTCTGAAGCTGAGAAACATTTATACATTGGCTATAAGGATCCAGTATCAAGAAGTGATGTCTCAATCAGAATAATAAAAAACAACACGCGAGAGGCAATTTTATTGATCGAACGTGAAGGGCAAATAGTTGAAGTTAGGGAAGAACTCCAAAAAATAGACTAA
- a CDS encoding VOC family protein, with amino-acid sequence MKLDGFCIFVKDMPLMIRFYRDVLGFEIKENEDTTNVYLVKDGTLFLLYRRTDFEKMVDKTFEYSQSFNGHSEIALSVENYSEVDKVYQEILKRGATSILKPTTEPWGQRTCYIADPEGNLIEIGSFNEH; translated from the coding sequence ATGAAACTTGACGGATTTTGTATTTTTGTTAAAGACATGCCTTTAATGATTCGTTTTTACCGAGATGTTTTAGGTTTTGAAATTAAAGAAAATGAAGATACAACAAATGTATATTTAGTAAAAGATGGAACATTATTTTTGCTTTACAGAAGAACTGATTTTGAAAAGATGGTTGATAAAACATTTGAATATAGTCAATCATTTAATGGTCATAGTGAAATAGCATTAAGTGTAGAAAATTATTCTGAGGTAGACAAGGTATATCAGGAGATATTAAAAAGAGGTGCGACTTCAATTCTAAAACCAACGACCGAACCATGGGGACAAAGAACCTGTTATATAGCTGATCCAGAAGGGAATTTAATTGAGATAGGTTCATTTAACGAACATTAA
- a CDS encoding restriction endonuclease, whose product MIPDYQSCMLPLLKFASDEKVHTLPEAVVYIASLFNLTEEEKKQMLPSGTQTIIFNRVGWAKTYLKKAGLLEDPKRATFRITKRGIDLLKENPPEINTKYLARYEEFVAFQNKKSEKNKNKNVISEETESNITPEESIEFGFQKLKDSVSEDIINKIKECSSNFFEKLVVELLVKMGYGGTLKEAGQVLGKSGDGGIDGIIKEDKLGLDVIYIQAKRWENVVGRPEIQKFAGALLGQKAKKGIFITTSWFTNDALDFVKNLDSKIVLIDGEMLTDLMIEYNLGVSTYKIYELKRIDNDYFVEDDF is encoded by the coding sequence ATGATACCTGATTATCAATCTTGTATGTTACCATTATTAAAATTTGCTTCTGATGAAAAAGTACATACTCTTCCAGAAGCAGTAGTATATATTGCTTCGTTATTCAATTTGACGGAAGAAGAAAAGAAACAAATGTTACCGAGTGGAACGCAAACTATAATTTTTAATAGAGTTGGTTGGGCTAAGACTTACTTAAAAAAGGCTGGATTACTTGAAGATCCAAAACGAGCTACATTTAGAATAACAAAAAGAGGAATAGACCTTTTAAAAGAAAATCCACCCGAAATAAATACCAAATACTTAGCTCGGTATGAAGAATTTGTTGCATTTCAAAACAAGAAGTCTGAAAAAAATAAAAATAAAAATGTTATTTCTGAAGAAACAGAAAGTAATATTACCCCAGAGGAATCCATTGAATTTGGTTTCCAAAAATTAAAAGATTCTGTTTCTGAAGATATAATAAATAAAATCAAAGAATGCTCTTCTAATTTTTTTGAGAAACTTGTAGTTGAGTTATTGGTCAAAATGGGTTACGGAGGTACATTAAAAGAAGCTGGTCAAGTTCTAGGAAAATCAGGAGATGGTGGAATAGATGGAATCATAAAAGAAGACAAGCTTGGATTAGATGTAATATATATACAAGCAAAAAGATGGGAAAATGTAGTTGGAAGACCAGAAATACAAAAATTCGCTGGAGCCCTATTAGGTCAAAAGGCTAAAAAAGGTATTTTTATAACAACTTCATGGTTTACAAATGACGCTTTAGATTTTGTTAAAAACCTAGATAGTAAAATAGTATTAATTGACGGGGAAATGCTTACAGATTTAATGATTGAATATAATCTAGGTGTTTCAACATATAAAATATATGAGTTAAAAAGAATTGATAATGATTATTTTGTAGAAGACGACTTCTAA